A genomic stretch from Puntigrus tetrazona isolate hp1 unplaced genomic scaffold, ASM1883169v1 S000000008, whole genome shotgun sequence includes:
- the cfap91 gene encoding cilia- and flagella-associated protein 91, with amino-acid sequence MSISVTRTFQKKHEDGKGFRQQRTYDYLYDPVYTLSADVDHARENFRAQASVDRVRKVPEFNSMFSNLPHHPRFTLRLEATDPVPAFIDRRWRGFAEQKRQALQQLTGFVPQIHKPSQADVTGIDRWKFFKRPLIPFSQQIPPDVVFALPKSDLLSASDGDKKWSPAPFQRSVGVQTDYRESETQTDPFTPDYAVRPGTAPPELLTLATLTWGRGLPAGLAEVEMIERARMKRAWEAALPPLNDLSQLDKRRRMMEEMERKEWAFREKEIEKLQEARLTLLVQLLRQREEKQEEVKMDRLDVSFSQHQLEKEARVKKIRSDYIVSMRKLLAKRRNVEGKLERRDIIKDYSDYGFQTYAPRARIGQISERNTNRDVVKSHFLRTYEGLLELEAGLSPSVMEHRFKAPRPKATKGFITRSARRELELMKTHQALKEEKGHMVEKKPLRFLFKREKPAPRPPTPSVEDPPEGDEELELAVIFMQKVLRGRSVQNQMFEGKEKRLELIQELRTTHALQKEEQDKKEVEKQVTLALQRQRDIQSERESQTESYIAGLSGGVIVDMLDFLSKELVRLQEERRIHAFTLLADRDRRIREAEESGRRQIEERRRREEDEIFKQVVKVHQDTVDMYLEDVILGAVNQTADAQAREEIHSKAEELNNITYAMEETRNSQQSEEIVAELVYRFLIPEVQKIAFRERVHQSQRRHLRAARSVITSSPGSSAVSQPPSPSDRASSAVLNDILSQVEESVPRTVTPRDPGPAQNNLTSDPTAEAPGGNGKHAD; translated from the exons ATGAGCATCTCCGTAACTCgcacatttcagaaaaaacatGAGGACGGCAAAGGATTCAGACAGCAGAGGACGTATGATTATTTATACG ACCCTGTATACACGTTGTCAGCTGATGTGGATCACGCCAGGGAAAACTTTCGAGCTCAAGCCTCGGTGGATCGAGTG CGGAAGGTCCCAGAATTTAACTCCATGTTTAGTAATCTGCCGCATCACCCCCGTTTCACCTTACGCCTGGAAGCCACTGACCCTGTGCCTGCGTTCATTGATCGGCGTTGGCGGGGCTTTGCCGAGCAAAAGAGACAGGCCCTGCAGCAACTGACGGG GTTTGTGCCTCAGATACATAAACCAAGTCAAGCAGATGTGACAGGAATAGACCGCTGGAAGTTTTTCAAACG TCCTCTCATTCCTTTCTCTCAGCAGATTCCTCCTGATGTTGTATTTGCTTTGCCAAA GTCTGACCTCCTTTCTGCTTCGGATGGAGATAAAAAATGGTCCCCCGCTCCGTTCCAGCGGAGCGTGGGAGTTCAGACTGATTATCGGGAGAGTGAGACACAAACAGACCCCTTCACTCCAGACTATGCAGTTCGTCCAGGGACAGCTCCCCCTGAGCTGCTCACACTGGCCACACTCACGTGGG GCCGCGGGCTGCCCGCGGGGCTGGCAGAAGTTGAGATGATTGAGAGGGCAAGGATGAAGAGAGCTTGGGAGGCAGCTCTGCCCCCGCTGAACGACCTCTCTCAGCTGGACAAGAGGAGAAGGATGATGGAGGAGATGGAGAGGAAGGAGTGGGCATTCAGAGAAAAGGAGATAGAGAA gCTGCAGGAAGCACGGCTGACTCTGCTGGTGCAGCTCCTGCGTCAGAGGGAGGAGAAGCAGGAGGAGGTCAAGATGGATCGACTGGACGTCAGCTTTTCCCAGCACCAGCTAGAGAAGGAGGCGCGGGTTAAGAAGATACGCAGTGACTACATCGTTT CAATGCGTAAGCTGCTGGCAAAGCGGAGGAATGTGGAGGGAAAGCTGGAGAGACGTGATATTATAAAGGATTACTCAGATTATGGGTTTCAGACATATGCACCTCGAGCACGGATTGGCCAGATCTCTGAGCGAAATACTAACCGCGACGTGGTCAAGAGTCACTTTCTCAGAACGTATGAAG GTTTGTTAGAACTGGAGGCAggtctctctccatctgtcatGGAGCATAGATTCAAAGCACCGAGACCTAAAGCGACCAAAGGCTTCATCACACGCTCAGCCCGCAGAGAACTAGAGCTCATGAAGACTCATCAG GCTCTGAAGGAGGAAAAGGGTCACATGGTGGAAAAGAAGCCTCTGCGGTTTCTCTTTAAAAGGGAAAAACCTGCTCCACGACCTCCAACCCCTTCGGTGGAAGACCCCCCAGAG GGAGATGAGGAATTGGAGCTGGCTGTTATTTTTATGCAGAAGGTTCTGAGAGGAAGATCCGTGCAGAATCAG ATGTTCGAAGGAAAAGAGAAACGGTTGGAACTGATCCAGGAATTGCGCACCACCCACGCACTACAGAAGGAGGAACAGGACAAGAAGGAGGTGGAAAAACAGGTCACACTCGCcctgcagagacagagagacatccAGTCTGAAAGA GAGTCTCAGACTGAGTCCTATATAGCTGGCCTTTCTGGAGGAGTGATAGTGGACATGCTGGACTTTCTATCTAAAGAGCTGGTCCGGCTGCAGGAGGAAAGGCGTATTCATGCCTTCACCCTATTGGCTGACAGAGACCGTCGTATTCGTGAGGCCGAGGAGAGCGGACGGCGGCAGATAGAGGAAAGGAGACGCAGAGAGGAGGATGAGATATTTAAACAG GTGGTCAAGGTACATCAGGACACAGTAGACATGTATCTGGAGGATGTCATCCTGGGCGCCGTTAATCAGACAGCTGATGCTCAGGCCAGGGAGGAGATTCACAGCAAGGCTGAGGAGCTGAACAACATCACCTACGCCATGGAGGAGAC GAGGAACAGTCAGCAGTCTGAAGAGATTGTGGCAGAACTCGTCTACCGATTCCTCATTCCTGAGGTCCAGAAGATTGCTTTCAGAGAAAGAG TACACCAGAGCCAGAGAAGGCATCTGCGAGCGGCTCGTTCGGTCATCACTAGCAGCCCTGGATCTTCTGCGGTCTCCCAGCCCCCATCTCCATCAGACAGAGCCTCCTCAGCAGTCCTGAATGACATACTCAGCCAAGTAGAGGAGTCTGTTCCCAGAACTGTGACCCCGAGAGACCCTGGACCCGCACAAAACAATCTGACCAGTGATCCAACAGCAGAGGCTCCCGGTGGGAATGGAAAACATGCGGATTAA